Proteins encoded within one genomic window of Humulus lupulus chromosome 1, drHumLupu1.1, whole genome shotgun sequence:
- the LOC133779704 gene encoding structural maintenance of chromosomes flexible hinge domain-containing protein GMI1-like, protein MKKLQDSTELYPFGLENQLSSKEEVMENIEKMGNSAAAVLCIISRGIPFQEPENHLMKDTIGVVALLGRVRPHCSQLSRILSEYLGADQMLAVVIRSFETVVLLERYKQTGEVDHSHAIHEEVAILGKSINGRFLVICFDNIR, encoded by the exons ATGAAAAAATTGCAAG ATTCTACAGAACTATATCCATTTGGTCTCGAAAATCAGTTGTCCTCGAAAGAGGAAGTGATGGAGAATATAGAAAAGATGGGTAACTCTGCTGCTGCGGTTCTTTGCATTATTTCTAGGGGAATTCCATTCCAAGAGCCAGAAAATCATTTAATGAAAGACACAATAGGAGTGGTTGCTCTACTTGGAAGAGTTCGACCTCATTGCAGCCAGCTGAGCAG GATACTGTCAGAATACTTGGGTGCAGATCAAATGCTTGCTGTTGTCATTAGATCTTTCGAAACTGTTGTTCTTTTAGAAAGGTATAAACAAACTGGAGAAGTTGATCACAGCCATGCTATTCATGAAGAAGTAGCCATTCTTGGCAAATCTATAAATGGTCGATTTCTTGTTATATGCTTTGACAATATAAGGTGA
- the LOC133779804 gene encoding methyl jasmonate esterase 1-like: MKCALVLVPLIIVSILTLSSNVNATTKRSHLVLVHGAGHGAWCWYKVVTLLRSTGHNVTTIDLMASGINPNHISQVNRSVIDYGKPLMDFMESLPTTPANKVILVGHGLGGLSISIAMESYPRKISAAITRRSGPSMDSKLIFDNGPKNLPTAVILGPKAMSTMMYQLSPPQDLVLALSLVRAFPLFNNAELTIKQVQLNKERYGSVKRVFIVCDQDLTYEESFQRWMIKENPPHEVKVINGTDHMVMFTKPLKLFTLLGEIAEKYSPMS; the protein is encoded by the exons atgAAGTGTGCTCTAGTACTTGTTCCTTTAATTATTGTAAGTATTTTAACGTTGTCATCAAACGTTAATGCAACCACCAAACGTAGTCATTTGGTGCTGGTTCATGGAGCTGGACACGGAGCTTGGTGCTGGTACAAGGTGGTCACTCTCTTACGATCTACAGGTCATAATGTCACAACCATAGACCTCATGGCTTCTGGAATCAATCCCAACCACATTAGCCAAGTCAATCGTTCAGTAATTGACTATGGAAAGCCATTGATGGATTTCATGGAGTCCCTGCCGACCACGCCTGCTAATAAAGTCATTCTAGTGGGTCATGGTTTGGGTGGTCTTAGCATATCTATTGCCATGGAAAGCTATCCCCGTAAGATCTCAGCTGCA atTACAAGAAGATCAGGTCCTTCTATGGattcaaaattaatatttgacAATGGTCCTAAAAACCTTCCAACGGCTGTAATATTAGGGCCAAAAGCTATGAGCACAATGATGTACCAACTTTCACCACCACAG GATTTGGTTCTGGCACTGTCATTGGTGAGAGCTTTCCCTTTGTTTAATAATGCAGAGTTGACGATCAAACAGGTACAACTTAACAAGGAAAGATATGGATCAGTGAAAAGAGTATTTATAGTGTGTGATCAAGACTTAACATACGAGGAGAGTTTCCAAAGGTGGATGATCAAGGAGAACCCACCGCATGAAGTAAAGGTCATCAATGGGACTGATCATATGGTCATGTTCACTAAACCGCTTAAGCTCTTTACGCTTCTTGGGGAGATTGCAGAAAAATATTCTCCAATGAGTTAA